AACTCGGGATGGAAGCGGTATGGAAAATCCGCGTGGAGAATTTCCCGGCCTTCATTCTGGTGGACGACAAGGGCAACGACTTCTTCAAGAAGATCAACGAGTGCCCGGTGTGCGTGTGAGTGTAAGCGGCAGGTCCTGATTTGCGAAGGCGACGTATAGGAGGGCAAAGACCTATACGTCCCCTAAGTCACGATCAGCGGGCCAGGCCGGGCTCCTCGATCCGGAAGATTGCCACGCGGCGGTCCATGCTTCTCATGGCCTCCGGCGCGGTGGGAGGATGACGGGCTTCCGAGGCACCGAAGCCAACGGGAATCACACGCTCGGCCTCAAGGCCATTGCGCACGAGTTCGCGTGCGATCGCTTCAGCGCGTTGCTGAGAAAGGATCTGATTTTCCTCAAAGGTGCCTTCCGCAGACGCGTGACCTTCGATCACGAATCGAATTCCTGCGAAATCATTGTCCTTCATGGCTGCCGATAGAATGCGGGCCATCTCATAGGAATGGGCATCCGCAAATTGGGTCGAACCGCGCTGGAAGGTGATATCGTTCGTGCTGATCATGCTCTTCTCGCTGACCGGGTAGGAAAGGACCCGGGCATCGCCGCCGCGGTATTCCTGGGGCAAGACCGCGAGATCCGCTTCATCGGGGGTGTACAGGCGGTTCGCCTCGGCAGGCGTGTAGATGGAGACGTAGCCAAGTGCGGCATTCGCCAGCAGCACCGAAGGGATCGAAGTGCGCGAGTGAAAATGGACATAGCGGCGACCGGAATGGAGGAAGCGCGGCGATTCATCCGAGGGAACCAATCCCACAACGTCATCGTCCCCTCGATCCCGGAAGAACTTCGGAAGCTTGCGATCAGGGGCCAACTGGCCGCGCAAGCGATCACGCAAGTAAGCTTCGGTCTCCGCGCGCATTTCATCCGGAACTCCATCTCCGGAGTGTAGTGCTTCATCGGCAAGCTCGGCTCCTCGTTGTTGCTCCACACGGGACACCGGTCCATCGGCGGCAAGGATGCCATCGATGATGGCACGAGCTTCCGCGGGTTGCTTGATCTCAAGCTTGCTGAGGCGGACGGACTCTTCGGCAGCGGTGACTGCTTCTCGGACCGCGGTTTCCTTTTCAAAGTTGGTCGGTTCCGGTGCAACGGGAGGAGGCGTCGCCTGTTTGGCACGATCTGATGCTGTGGCAGGCCGTGAAGCGGGGTTCGCCTTGTCCATGTTTCCATCCTGGACTTCGGCGGCACGCGGGTCCGCTTTTACCGACCGGTCGGTTTTGCGGCTCGCATCGGGAGAAGCTCGGTTCATGTCGGAGTCGTCCACTCGGCGGGAATCGTTGCCCGCCGCTTGGGAGCTGTCGTTGACCTTCCCCGAATTCGGATTGGCTTTGCCGCTGTTGTCCTCGACCGGAATGGCATCGCCTTCGGTCTCGCGGGAATTGTTGTTAGCTTGCTTGCCATCGTCGAGCACGCGGCGCGAATCCTTGCCAGCGGCCTCTGAAGAATCCTTCACAGGCTGCGCCTCGGGGCTGGCTTTTGCGGAGTCATCTTTGAGCGGCTTTGAATCGGGATTGGCTGGTTCTTCCGCCATGGCGACAGGCATTGCGGCAGCGCACACGAGCAGGCAGGAAATCATGGCTCCCCGGCGGGCCATGCCAGGCAGGAGAGAGGAAATTTGCTTCGCCTTCATACGAAGGTTTCTGCTCATCCCATGCCGAAGCAAAAACGGCATAAGCCTCTGATTCTACGATCAAATCGAATACATCCGGAGCCAAGTGCCGTGCAACATCGCTCGTTCGCGAGTGCACTTTGCAGGACTGATCGGTTCCGAATCACCCTTGAGACTCCGGACGAACGATCGCTTCTATCTTCTTCTCCTTGTAAGTTTCCCTACTGAGATCGCAGCGAATGAAGCGATTCTGATAGTATAGAAGGATCTCCTGACATCCTTCGCAGATGATCACTGCGTGACCGTCATCCCAGCGGAGATACCAGTCCGCATGGAAGCCGCCGCAGGCGCTCTCTCCAAGCCATTCCGAATAGGTGCCGGGATCCGAGAGCAGGGTGGCCAATGCGACAGCAGCTCCGGGAGAAAGCGCGGGGTCATTTCGCTTAAAGGCATGTCCCTGCCGGATTGCCGTCGGGAGAAACAACAGCTCCGCAATCAAGCGGGGCGCATCAAAGCCCGGA
This portion of the Luteolibacter luteus genome encodes:
- a CDS encoding OmpA family protein; translated protein: MSRNLRMKAKQISSLLPGMARRGAMISCLLVCAAAMPVAMAEEPANPDSKPLKDDSAKASPEAQPVKDSSEAAGKDSRRVLDDGKQANNNSRETEGDAIPVEDNSGKANPNSGKVNDSSQAAGNDSRRVDDSDMNRASPDASRKTDRSVKADPRAAEVQDGNMDKANPASRPATASDRAKQATPPPVAPEPTNFEKETAVREAVTAAEESVRLSKLEIKQPAEARAIIDGILAADGPVSRVEQQRGAELADEALHSGDGVPDEMRAETEAYLRDRLRGQLAPDRKLPKFFRDRGDDDVVGLVPSDESPRFLHSGRRYVHFHSRTSIPSVLLANAALGYVSIYTPAEANRLYTPDEADLAVLPQEYRGGDARVLSYPVSEKSMISTNDITFQRGSTQFADAHSYEMARILSAAMKDNDFAGIRFVIEGHASAEGTFEENQILSQQRAEAIARELVRNGLEAERVIPVGFGASEARHPPTAPEAMRSMDRRVAIFRIEEPGLAR